One genomic window of Ziziphus jujuba cultivar Dongzao chromosome 4, ASM3175591v1 includes the following:
- the LOC107415274 gene encoding peptide deformylase 1B, chloroplastic isoform X2, which yields MARAARLHSLLSLQALYPTLTRRSTFSADFFQLSCLCSTGRLFSSMNALKPPLKPVLAQAKRGFSVNDDDVASPDDLRYEAPLRIVEYPDPILRAKNKRIESFDDNLKKLVGDMFDIMYKTDGIGLSAPQVGINVQLMVFNPVGERGEGEEIVLVNPRVNKYSKKIVLFNEGCLSFPGIYADVERPETIKIDARDINGARFSVSLSGLPARIFQHEFDHLQGVLFFDRMSDEVLDTIRAKLQVDSVCVGAVTRG from the exons ATGGCTCGTGCGGCTAGGCTCCACTCACTTCTCTCTTTGCAAGCTCTCTATCCCACTCTGACTCGTCGGTCGACTTTTTCAGCCGACTTCTTCCAGCTCAGTTGTTTATGCTCAACCGGCCGGCTGTTCTCCTCCATGAACGCCTTGAAACCTCCATTAAAGCCGGTCCTTGCGCAGGCTAAGCGAGGCTTTTCTGTCAACGACGACGACGTAGCTTCTC CTGATGATCTTCGATATGAGGCACCGCTCAGAATCGTGGAATATCCAGACCCAATACTGAGAGCGAAGAACAAGCGGATAGAGTCGTTCGATGACAATCTAAAGAAGTTAGTTGGTGATATGTTCGATATAATGTACAA AACCGATGGAATTGGGCTGTCGGCACCCCAAGTAGGAATTAATGTTCAACTTATGGTCTTTAATCCAGTCGGCGAACGCGGTGAAGGAGAGGAAATTGTTCTTGTAAATCCAAGAGTTaacaaatattcaaagaaaataGTGCTCTTTAATGAAGGTTGCTTATCTTTCCCAGGGATTTATGCTGATGTAGAG AGACCAGAAACTATAAAGATTGATGCAAGAGACATAAATGGTGCAAGATTTTCAGTCAGCTTGTCAGGTCTTCCTGCACGGATTTTCCAGCATGAATTTGATCATTTGCAG GGTGTACTGTTCTTCGATCGAATGAGTGATGAAGTTCTTGACACTATTCGTGCAAAGCTACAG